In a single window of the Streptacidiphilus sp. P02-A3a genome:
- a CDS encoding flavin reductase family protein: MTDYSVEDGVLGGSTTVTAVPAAQFRSLMSTFPTGVAIVTAADLDGRTWGMTCSSVCSVAVEPPTLLVCLREGSPTLAAMLRRSTFAVNLLHARARATADLFASGAPHRFDLVRWSCDPQAAGPHLADDAHAIADCRISGTVRVGDHTVVFGEAYRITHPVAADRSPLLYGLRTYSSWPVR; encoded by the coding sequence GGCTCCACCACGGTGACGGCGGTCCCTGCCGCACAGTTCCGGTCCCTGATGTCGACCTTCCCCACCGGGGTGGCCATCGTGACCGCCGCCGACCTCGACGGCCGGACCTGGGGGATGACCTGCTCGTCGGTGTGCAGCGTCGCGGTGGAACCGCCGACCCTGCTGGTATGCCTGCGCGAGGGCAGCCCCACCCTGGCGGCCATGCTGCGCCGCTCGACCTTCGCGGTGAACCTGCTGCACGCCCGGGCCAGGGCGACCGCGGACCTGTTCGCCTCCGGCGCCCCCCACCGGTTCGACCTGGTGCGCTGGTCCTGCGATCCGCAGGCCGCCGGCCCGCACCTGGCCGACGACGCGCACGCGATCGCCGACTGCCGGATCAGCGGGACGGTCCGCGTCGGCGACCACACCGTGGTCTTCGGCGAGGCCTACCGGATCACGCACCCGGTGGCGGCCGACCGGTCGCCACTGCTGTACGGACTGCGCACGTACTCGTCCTGGCCGGTCCGCTGA
- a CDS encoding MbtH family protein, protein MSTNPFEDPDSTYRVLVNDEGQHSLWPSFAETPAGWTTVLAETDRQSALDYVEAHWTDLRPRSLVAVMDQR, encoded by the coding sequence ATGAGCACCAATCCGTTCGAGGACCCGGACAGCACGTACCGTGTGCTGGTCAACGACGAGGGCCAGCACTCCCTTTGGCCCTCCTTCGCCGAGACGCCGGCGGGCTGGACGACGGTTCTGGCCGAGACCGACCGGCAGTCGGCGCTCGACTACGTCGAGGCGCACTGGACCGACCTTCGGCCCAGAAGCCTGGTGGCGGTGATGGACCAGCGCTAG
- a CDS encoding helix-turn-helix transcriptional regulator: MIDSLGPVTEGAFALKQFGRQGSAGFHGWRKNVREQLGTRVAEVELLADRYDVRQLLPLLRLHPGSSQDAADERTRQRVRATLLKFCQVAVLPHWQQTRDHTAAVRDACGRIGIANGMHALLDNLHPRVNWKAPVLEVAGDLDRDVYLNGRGLVLCPSLFLADRACMVLEDVQGIGVPILVFSVPVDSATETEFWGRSQGGEQALSALVGHTRAAALQMLSENCTTGELSQRLNISLAGASKHATVLRKAGLVTTARRRNTALHSLTPLGVALLRQQHSTRAS; this comes from the coding sequence ATGATCGACAGTTTAGGACCTGTCACGGAAGGCGCATTCGCGCTGAAGCAGTTCGGCAGGCAGGGCAGCGCCGGCTTCCACGGCTGGCGCAAGAACGTCCGGGAGCAGCTCGGGACCCGGGTCGCCGAGGTCGAGTTGCTCGCCGACCGGTACGACGTAAGGCAGTTGCTTCCGCTGCTCAGGTTGCATCCGGGCAGCAGTCAGGACGCGGCCGACGAGCGGACCCGGCAGCGGGTACGGGCCACGTTGCTCAAATTCTGTCAGGTGGCCGTACTGCCGCACTGGCAGCAGACACGAGATCACACGGCCGCGGTACGGGACGCGTGCGGCCGGATCGGCATCGCCAACGGAATGCACGCCCTGCTGGACAACCTCCACCCGCGGGTGAACTGGAAGGCGCCGGTCCTGGAGGTGGCCGGTGACCTGGACCGCGATGTGTACCTCAACGGGCGCGGGCTGGTGCTGTGCCCGTCGCTGTTCCTGGCCGACCGGGCGTGCATGGTCCTGGAGGACGTCCAGGGGATCGGGGTGCCCATCCTGGTCTTCTCGGTGCCGGTGGACTCGGCGACCGAGACCGAGTTCTGGGGGCGCAGCCAGGGCGGTGAGCAGGCGTTGAGTGCCCTGGTCGGGCACACCCGCGCGGCCGCGCTGCAGATGCTCTCGGAGAACTGCACCACCGGTGAGCTCTCGCAGCGGCTGAACATCTCGCTGGCGGGTGCCAGCAAGCACGCCACGGTGCTGCGCAAGGCGGGGCTGGTCACCACGGCCCGCAGGCGCAACACGGCGCTGCACTCGCTGACGCCGCTCGGCGTGGCGCTGCTGCGGCAGCAGCATTCGACCAGGGCGTCGTAG
- a CDS encoding methyltransferase produces MYATTAIHLADKHGVFGFLATQEAPTSKIATELGLDEETLDRLLVLLDSFGVIEQNEHGAYRLPAQTAPFLDPRSARSVGGFLNHVMNSTLGRLPQLDSYLTDGKSAVDAALPAPFDVMYRTPKLTEEFLAAMWQLTYDVSRELVPMAGLERVRHLVDIGGASGPFCVAALEATPGLRATVYELPEVGPYVADTVEKYGLQGRLDFAAGDFHHDEFPPTECVAFGYILSGWTDETGLELLRKAHRACADGGRVLIMDRLFDDDRRGPLPTAVMNLSMHVEAKGRHRTAAEYIGLLESAGFTDCEVHRSTQDKQLVIGFKR; encoded by the coding sequence GTGTATGCCACCACTGCCATCCATTTGGCGGACAAACACGGCGTTTTCGGTTTTCTCGCCACCCAGGAAGCGCCCACCAGCAAGATCGCCACCGAGCTCGGGCTCGACGAGGAGACCCTGGACCGGCTGCTGGTCCTGCTCGACTCCTTCGGCGTCATCGAGCAGAACGAGCACGGCGCGTACCGCCTGCCCGCGCAGACGGCTCCCTTCCTCGACCCGCGCAGCGCGCGCTCCGTCGGCGGCTTCCTCAACCACGTGATGAACAGCACGCTCGGCCGACTGCCGCAACTGGACTCCTACCTGACGGACGGCAAGTCGGCGGTGGACGCCGCCCTGCCGGCCCCGTTCGACGTCATGTACCGGACTCCGAAGCTCACGGAGGAGTTCCTGGCGGCCATGTGGCAGCTCACCTACGACGTCTCCCGCGAACTGGTGCCCATGGCCGGGCTGGAGCGGGTCCGGCACCTGGTGGACATCGGCGGCGCCAGCGGCCCCTTCTGCGTGGCCGCGCTGGAGGCGACACCCGGCCTGCGCGCCACCGTGTACGAGCTGCCGGAGGTCGGCCCGTACGTGGCCGACACCGTCGAGAAGTACGGCCTGCAGGGCCGGTTGGACTTCGCCGCGGGCGACTTCCACCACGACGAGTTCCCGCCGACCGAGTGCGTCGCGTTCGGCTACATCCTCTCCGGCTGGACCGACGAGACCGGCCTGGAGCTGTTGCGCAAGGCGCACCGCGCGTGCGCCGACGGCGGCCGGGTCCTGATCATGGACCGCCTGTTCGACGACGACCGGCGCGGACCGCTGCCCACGGCGGTGATGAACCTGTCGATGCACGTCGAGGCGAAGGGCCGGCACCGCACCGCCGCGGAGTACATCGGCCTGCTGGAGAGCGCGGGCTTCACCGACTGCGAAGTGCACCGGTCCACTCAGGACAAGCAACTGGTCATCGGGTTCAAGAGGTGA
- a CDS encoding tryptophan 2,3-dioxygenase family protein — translation MKAELASLQFPRRCDEVARLQERSGRQALTDSDHDLLAKLYEEAYAEQTAESEVMRLLTRSFSREPIPQYYRYANLHVHAWYLDLHQTEPVAGAVLALEATLADLDAVERRAAAQLTEADNTEERLLRLEALREQVGRLLVETGGDTTAAEIIDRARDDALARWQASVLTRCSGFLASGDHHENMFLRAVQACELAFYLIRYFTVRARTSIGRGDDQAYALMAQLAQCAELPNHIFHVLKTLTPDLFLRFRDATGEASAVQSLNYHMMELVLYGYDARKVEAYSKFDHLHQLTMPPLRSVRPLGDAVREAGDPRLTEALAEVERTLLTWRGRHYGFGRRYLPGMAGSGGTEGAGYLRRFVHKDNLVPEPITTAPGLDLLGFAFR, via the coding sequence ATGAAAGCCGAACTGGCGTCCTTACAGTTTCCGAGACGGTGCGACGAGGTCGCCCGGCTCCAAGAGCGGTCGGGCCGACAGGCGCTGACCGACAGCGACCACGACCTGCTGGCCAAGCTCTACGAGGAGGCGTACGCCGAGCAGACCGCCGAGAGCGAGGTGATGCGGCTGCTGACCCGCTCGTTCAGCCGCGAACCCATCCCGCAGTACTACCGCTACGCCAACCTGCACGTCCACGCGTGGTACCTGGACCTGCACCAGACCGAGCCGGTGGCCGGCGCGGTGCTGGCCCTGGAGGCGACGCTGGCCGACCTGGACGCGGTCGAGCGCCGCGCCGCCGCGCAACTCACCGAGGCCGACAACACCGAGGAGCGGCTGCTGCGGCTGGAGGCGCTGCGCGAGCAGGTCGGGCGACTGCTGGTGGAGACCGGCGGCGACACGACCGCGGCCGAGATCATCGACCGGGCCCGCGACGACGCGCTGGCCCGCTGGCAGGCATCGGTGCTGACCCGCTGCTCCGGCTTCCTGGCCTCGGGCGACCACCACGAGAACATGTTCCTGCGGGCCGTGCAGGCATGCGAGTTGGCCTTCTACCTGATCCGCTACTTCACCGTGCGGGCCCGGACGTCCATCGGCCGCGGGGACGACCAGGCGTACGCGCTGATGGCGCAGCTGGCCCAGTGCGCGGAACTGCCCAACCACATCTTCCACGTGCTCAAGACGCTCACCCCGGATCTCTTCCTGAGGTTCCGCGACGCCACCGGTGAGGCCAGTGCCGTCCAGTCGCTGAACTACCACATGATGGAACTGGTGCTCTACGGCTACGACGCGCGCAAGGTGGAGGCGTACTCGAAGTTCGACCACCTGCACCAGTTGACGATGCCGCCGCTGCGGTCCGTGCGTCCGCTGGGCGACGCGGTGCGCGAGGCGGGGGACCCGAGGCTGACCGAGGCGCTCGCCGAGGTCGAACGGACCCTGCTGACCTGGCGCGGCAGGCACTACGGCTTCGGTCGGCGCTACCTGCCGGGGATGGCGGG